A stretch of Triticum aestivum cultivar Chinese Spring chromosome 1D, IWGSC CS RefSeq v2.1, whole genome shotgun sequence DNA encodes these proteins:
- the LOC123163241 gene encoding BTB/POZ and MATH domain-containing protein 1-like, whose translation MGAPDCLDDWGWNRFVARKDLGEKYVTDGHVTFVCTIMVTRDTTPVTVPLSDIKNHLGCLLDQAYGTDVSFTVDGEIFPVNRAILAARSPIFKAELFGSMAEATMASITLHDITPSTFKYLLGFIYTVEFPISTEDNTSNSNEVLFDLLAAGDRYALDPLKLWDNVSMDTVTYIQACADMYNCLELKDKCVDFIAKEKKAKKPLISKTI comes from the coding sequence ATGGGCGCCCCTGATTGCCTCGATGACTGGGGATGGAATCGGTTTGTGGCAAGAAAGGACCTCGGGGAAAAATATGTTACTGACGGGCACGTCACGTTCGTATGCACCATCATGGTCACGCGTGATACTACCCCTGTCACCGTGCCCCTGTCTGACATCAAGAACCATCTCGGCTGCTTACTGGATCAGGCGTATGGGACGGACGTGTCGTTTACCGTCGACGGCGAGATATTCCCCGTGAACCGAGCCATTCTTGCAGCCCGCTCACCCATCTTCAAGGCAGAGCTTTTTGGGTCCATGGCCGAAGCTACAATGGCATCCATCACACTGCACGATATCACACCTTCAACATTCAAATATTTGCTTGGGTTCATATACACGGTTGAGTTTCCTATTAGTACAGAGGATAACACCTCCAATTCCAATGAGGTATTGTTTGACTTACTTGCCGCTGGGGATCGGTACGCACTAGACCCGCTAAAGTTATGGGATAATGTGTCAATGGATACCGTTACATATATTCAAGCTTGCGCTGACATGTACAATTGCCTCGAGTTGAAGGACAAGTGCGTTGACTTCATTGCAAAAGAGAAAAAAGCGAAGAAGCCTCTTATTTCAAAAACGATTTGA